In a single window of the Desulfovibrio sp. ZJ209 genome:
- a CDS encoding 3'-5' exonuclease: protein MDLTELSRRPTSEEINAMPLRHYEGPVEVVRTPEAWERAEADMRADGILGFDTETRPTFRKGKLNAPSLIQIATAKTVYLVQLGWLPFGEACAKLLASPAIIKTGVSIGDDMLALARIHPFTPAGLVDLGQVARAHRLPNQGLRTLAASLFGWRISKGSQCSNWSLMDLSQRQIEYAATDAWIGRLIYLKLKELGLTDGSPNEPLATRKKRKGGA, encoded by the coding sequence ATGGACCTCACGGAACTTTCCCGCCGCCCCACGAGCGAAGAGATCAACGCCATGCCCCTGCGCCATTACGAGGGGCCGGTGGAGGTGGTGCGCACCCCCGAGGCCTGGGAGCGCGCCGAGGCGGACATGCGCGCCGACGGCATCCTCGGCTTCGACACCGAGACGCGGCCCACCTTCCGCAAGGGCAAGCTCAACGCGCCCTCGCTCATCCAAATTGCCACGGCGAAGACGGTCTATCTCGTCCAGCTCGGCTGGCTGCCCTTCGGCGAGGCCTGCGCCAAGCTGCTCGCCTCGCCCGCGATCATCAAGACCGGCGTGAGCATCGGCGACGACATGCTGGCGCTGGCCCGCATCCATCCCTTCACGCCCGCGGGCCTTGTGGACCTGGGGCAGGTGGCCCGGGCGCACAGGCTGCCCAACCAGGGCCTGCGCACGCTCGCGGCGAGCCTCTTCGGCTGGCGCATCTCCAAGGGCTCCCAATGCTCCAACTGGAGCCTCATGGACCTCTCGCAGCGCCAGATCGAATACGCCGCCACCGACGCCTGGATCGGCCGGCTCATCTACCTGAAGCTCAAGGAACTGGGCCTCACCGACGGCAGCCCCAACGAGCCGCTGGCCACGCGCAAAAAGCGGAAGGGCGGCGCGTGA